The following proteins come from a genomic window of Miscanthus floridulus cultivar M001 chromosome 2, ASM1932011v1, whole genome shotgun sequence:
- the LOC136538921 gene encoding uncharacterized protein codes for MSRPHLPKDPAFPRTNGSLDGGARGLGGEIEEVGAAATVAVEQSSSSQSSSPSASSPAAAMSSCGQYILHRVRKLDTLAGVAIKYGVEVADIKRLNGLSTDLQMFAHKTLRIPLPGRHPPSPYQQNGSYESDDRECTPRRIHEDILDSILKTPKPKVSPAMSLLQGYYGLAPPPKRDQTSEGTEMAVYSKGKSAFLDVEPWLEPPNSDPFPLQNRKTRSLMIGSSLDGDTDENGDSERFIRRRQKADGELLPREENGGDFLASAGKGLALRPKSSNRPDMNKSQQNLFVMAEPLFGNGVQTVRKSSSTPEFQEPETNTSSSIWSASKWSINTDAFALPLPIPRFDNIPKPIAAWRNKAARD; via the exons ATGAGCCGCCCCCATTTGCCCAAGGACCCGGCCTTCCCGCGCACCAATGGGTCCTTGGACGGTGGGGCCCGCGGCCTCGGCGGCGAGATCGAGGAGGTGGGCGCTGCGGCCACCGTAGCCGTCGAGCAGTCGTCGTCCTCACAGTCCTCGTCCCCGTCGGcgtcgtcgccggcggcggcgatgtCGTCGTGCGGGCAGTACATTCTACACCGGGTGCGCAAGCTGGACACCCTAGCGGGCGTCGCCATCAAGTACGGCGTCGAG GTAGCCGACATTAAGAGGCTGAACGGCCTCTCAACTGACCTCCAGATGTTTGCACACAAGACACTGCGGATTCCACTCCCAGGGAGGCACCCTCCGTCGCCTTACCAGCAGAATGGTTCATATGAGAGTGACGACAG GGAATGCACTCCACGCCGCATTCACGAAGATATCTTGGATTCAATATTGAAAACACCAAAGCCCAAAGTTTCGCCAGCTATGAGTCTTCTGCAGGGATACTATGGCCTTGCACCACCTCCAAAGAGAGATCAAACAAGTGAAGGCACTGAGATGGCAGTTTACAGTAAAGGCAAATCTGCTTTTTTGGATGTTGAGCCGTGGCTGGAGCCACCAAATTCCGACCCATTCCCTCTTCAGAATAGGAAAACCAGAAGCTTGATGATAGGTTCTTCTCTTGATGGTGATACCGATGAGAATGGTGATAGTGAAAGGTTTATAAGGCGGCGTCAGAAAGCTGATGGTGAGCTGTTACCGAGGGAGGAAAATGGTGGTGACTTTCTGGCAAGCGCTGGAAAAGGCTTGGCACTGAGGCCAAAGTCTAGCAATCGACCAGACATGAACAAGAGTCAGCAGAATCTTTTTGTAATGGCAGAGCCTTTGTTTGGCAATGGTGTGCAAACTGTAAGGAAATCATCCAGCACTCCAGAGTTCCAGGAGCCAGAAACCAACACAAGTTCATCCATATGGTCAGCGAGCAAGTGGAGCATAAATACAGATGCTTTTGCTCTTCCTCTCCCCATCCCTCGTTTTGACAACATTCCAAAGCCCATTGCTGCTTGGAGAAACAAGGCGGCTCGCGACTAA
- the LOC136524781 gene encoding uncharacterized protein, which yields MATPTLPPAAPASTATSSVSRLRPLRPSLPRLRFWPAPVAAAAAAPSPIALGAACRTLPGIRCRAAAGPSPPSSEPPTPSPHGWQERLSSLQDRVRVFFAVLFWMSLFFWGSAWDGSNNSGGKKRQRFRKKSK from the exons ATGGCGACGCCGACCCTCCCTCCAGCTGCCCCCGCATCCACCGCCACCTCCTCCGTCTCGCGCCTCCGGCCACTGCGCCCTTCCCTTCCCCGTCTCCGCTTCTGGCCAGCACCAgtggcggccgccgccgctgcgcctTCCCCGATTGCTCTGGGCGCAGCCTGTCGTACCTTGCCCGGAATACGCTGTCGAGCCGCCGCCGGGCCCTCGCCGCCCTCCTCAGAGCCCCCTACTCCGTCTCCGCACG GTTGGCAAGAGAGGCTGTCAAGTTTGCAGGATAGAGTACGGGTGTTCTTTGCCGTTCTGTTTTGGATGTCATTGTTTTTCTGGGGAAGTGCTTGGGATGGAAGTAACAACTCTGGAGGCAAGAAGCGCCAACGATTTCGAAAGAAATCAAAGTAA